A window from Candidatus Nitrospira neomarina encodes these proteins:
- the flgL gene encoding flagellar hook-associated protein FlgL has product MRVTDRQQVDALLRAIQGIQRNIGERQEQISSGKRVNRPSDDPAASERINQFRNVLRTTEHRLNTVNEGMGRLNLSDSVLEQAGNTVQRAKELALNMASDTNTSVERRNAAQEVQQLILGLAGIANTQLNGRFVFAGSQTKTEPFVPGSATGSAGIANGGGASVGVSVASAPALQPDAYQIQFTSSTQFDVLNLTTNQTVSSGNTYASGAPFSFDGLDVTISDGGGPPATGDQFFVRVGYTYQGDGAGVEVEVGDGRTVESNVPGDQIFSGPTVDLFQNLQDFHQALVTNDVSGIRAAIGQFDPALSQVNDARATIGARVNRLDTIKEGLDLLSVNTQTLRSNFEDADIAQVASDLATLQNTLEASMSTLARQFQTNLLDFIK; this is encoded by the coding sequence TGATGCGCTGCTAAGGGCGATTCAAGGTATTCAGCGTAATATCGGGGAACGCCAGGAACAAATTTCTTCGGGAAAGCGGGTGAATCGCCCATCTGATGATCCTGCGGCATCCGAACGGATTAATCAGTTTCGAAATGTTCTACGGACCACTGAACATCGCTTGAACACGGTCAATGAAGGAATGGGCCGGCTCAATTTATCCGATAGCGTTCTGGAGCAGGCTGGCAATACCGTCCAGCGGGCGAAAGAACTGGCGTTGAATATGGCGAGCGACACGAATACGTCCGTGGAGCGACGAAATGCGGCTCAGGAAGTTCAGCAACTGATCCTGGGCTTGGCCGGCATTGCCAATACGCAACTTAATGGACGATTTGTGTTTGCCGGCAGTCAAACAAAAACCGAACCGTTTGTTCCGGGTTCGGCCACGGGATCCGCCGGTATCGCCAATGGAGGAGGTGCCAGTGTTGGGGTATCTGTGGCGTCTGCGCCGGCCTTACAACCGGATGCCTATCAAATCCAGTTTACCTCCTCGACACAATTTGATGTGCTGAATCTGACAACGAATCAGACTGTCTCCTCAGGGAATACTTATGCATCCGGCGCGCCATTCTCGTTTGATGGGTTGGATGTCACCATTTCGGATGGTGGCGGGCCCCCTGCCACTGGCGATCAATTTTTTGTACGAGTCGGCTATACCTATCAAGGCGATGGTGCGGGGGTGGAGGTGGAAGTTGGTGATGGTCGGACCGTGGAAAGTAATGTCCCTGGAGACCAAATCTTTTCGGGTCCGACGGTGGATCTATTTCAAAATCTTCAGGATTTTCATCAGGCCTTGGTGACCAATGATGTGTCGGGTATTCGAGCGGCCATCGGTCAGTTTGATCCGGCTCTCTCCCAAGTAAACGATGCCAGGGCTACGATCGGTGCCAGAGTCAATCGATTGGATACCATCAAAGAGGGTTTAGATCTGTTGAGTGTGAATACGCAAACTCTTCGATCCAATTTTGAGGATGCCGATATCGCCCAGGTGGCTTCTGATTTGGCTACGCTACAAAACACGCTTGAAGCGTCGATGAGCACACTGGCACGGCAATTTCAGACGAATTTATTAGATTTTATTAAGTAG
- a CDS encoding GGDEF domain-containing response regulator encodes MRILVVDDDPLTLHMVVYRLRQWGHDVTSCTDGDSAWKVLARGSVPNVAIVDWIMPGLNGPELCQKIRGRTDCPYVYIVMLTGRNNPEDLIAGLDAGADDYLTKPFHLGELDARLRAGKRIVDLQNELISARETLRIQAMQDPLTQILNHGAIVDSLMREIDRAHREQQPLSLILADLDGFKNVNDSYGHVAGDQVLIEVARRMRFCLRSYDAIGRYGGEEFLMVLPNSDAAQAVRLAERIRVAISQKPFRVHNSDLTVTVSQGVTTWTDPCPIPIDHLIQSADGVLYLVKNSGRNGVEFAQFHGHADETFSRLTSSPTSIKQ; translated from the coding sequence ATGCGAATTCTTGTTGTTGATGATGATCCTCTCACATTACATATGGTGGTGTATCGATTACGGCAATGGGGCCATGATGTCACTTCCTGCACTGACGGGGATTCGGCATGGAAGGTGTTGGCACGAGGATCCGTGCCGAATGTGGCGATTGTCGATTGGATCATGCCGGGGCTCAATGGCCCTGAACTGTGTCAAAAAATCCGTGGGAGAACCGATTGTCCCTATGTGTATATTGTCATGTTGACGGGGCGGAACAATCCTGAGGATCTCATTGCCGGATTGGACGCGGGAGCGGATGATTATCTCACAAAGCCTTTCCATTTAGGTGAATTGGATGCACGGTTACGAGCAGGGAAGCGAATTGTCGATTTGCAAAATGAATTGATTTCGGCTCGAGAAACCCTTCGGATTCAGGCCATGCAAGATCCCTTGACGCAAATCCTGAATCATGGCGCCATTGTGGATTCGTTGATGCGGGAAATAGATCGGGCCCATCGGGAGCAGCAACCCTTGAGTCTCATTCTGGCTGATTTGGATGGATTTAAGAATGTGAATGATTCCTATGGGCATGTTGCGGGGGATCAGGTGCTGATTGAGGTCGCTAGACGGATGCGTTTTTGTTTGCGTTCTTATGATGCTATTGGCCGATATGGGGGAGAGGAATTTCTCATGGTGTTGCCCAATAGTGATGCGGCCCAGGCCGTGCGGCTCGCTGAACGGATTCGAGTGGCGATTTCCCAGAAACCCTTTCGCGTTCACAATTCAGATCTAACGGTGACGGTCAGTCAGGGGGTCACGACGTGGACCGATCCCTGTCCAATTCCCATTGATCATTTAATCCAATCTGCAGATGGTGTCCTCTATTTAGTCAAAAATAGCGGTCGAAATGGGGTGGAGTTTGCGCAATTTCATGGGCATGCGGATGAGACCTTTTCCCGACTCACGAGTTCCCCAACTTCAATAAAGCAATGA
- a CDS encoding ATP-binding response regulator — translation MASILVINDDPVQLHLLASWLEKDYFAVHRFVCSEEAWQWLQEGNVPDVIVLDLHMPGISGWRFCELLHSFFGSTQAVPSVLAVSATYTGIDAQDILKDLGASAFLALPTDPQRFRQQVRQLVESPPSPLRPQIWMVSADHSAIQGIHHLFVERGWRVVEWEAGKQVQVAVNLVDPDIILIDDPLPDATSDEFGIWCKGQFPQAMCILLGNESMAERSLPEAIHVDAYLPKACDPFNIISLCEKGRWERAFSRVEHLLDIRTDDLRESEAQFRELFETLPDILVIYDHRGMITHVNSLGAQQLGYRPPVLMGKAFSVIKPESADAESSPTAPNPARGGRRWEETFLRQKNGSNLPVEMMERTVQFQGQRQTLFIARDLTARKHMEEEKSALEHQLRQVQKMEAIGRLASGVAHDMNNTLTAIMAHASLLKIQDKADTPLWAAGDVIEKAVRRGKELTSQLLGYARQGKHHHVTVDTHEVIQEVMNLLGRTIHKMITFRADLSAMRPHVVGDPNQLYQILMNLSVNACDAMGERGELLIQTSNETVTPEYASRVPGLCAGDYVVIRVTDTGTGMSLETQRHIFEPFFTTKEQGQGTGMGLAMVYGIVKNHYGYIGVTSSPGCGTTMRVYLPDAPCATLMTRSTQKTEPSHGTGHILVVDDEKDVGEAAQAILEFLGYQVTVVLNGKDAVAICQDPTTPVDVVLLDMVMPVMSGAACFEELRRIRPDLRVILCTGYDRNHAVQDLLNQGVIGFIQKPYDVDELAHACQVVLTNDNRVEPCGTGRTCQA, via the coding sequence ATGGCTTCCATTCTTGTGATTAATGATGATCCGGTCCAACTCCATCTTCTAGCGAGTTGGCTTGAGAAGGATTACTTTGCGGTCCATCGTTTTGTCTGTTCCGAAGAGGCCTGGCAGTGGCTCCAAGAAGGTAATGTGCCGGATGTCATTGTTCTTGATCTTCATATGCCGGGAATTAGCGGATGGCGGTTCTGTGAATTATTGCATTCGTTCTTCGGGTCCACACAGGCGGTGCCGTCTGTCCTTGCCGTTTCCGCCACGTATACCGGAATCGATGCTCAAGACATTTTAAAGGATCTTGGGGCCTCCGCCTTTCTTGCCCTCCCGACGGATCCGCAACGCTTTCGTCAGCAGGTACGACAGCTGGTGGAAAGTCCTCCAAGTCCCCTGCGTCCACAGATCTGGATGGTTTCGGCTGACCATTCGGCTATTCAAGGGATTCATCACCTCTTTGTTGAACGGGGGTGGCGTGTGGTGGAATGGGAAGCGGGCAAGCAGGTTCAGGTGGCGGTGAATCTTGTGGATCCGGATATTATCCTCATTGACGATCCCCTGCCGGATGCGACAAGCGATGAGTTCGGGATCTGGTGCAAAGGCCAATTTCCTCAGGCCATGTGTATACTCCTTGGGAACGAATCTATGGCAGAAAGATCCCTTCCTGAGGCGATCCATGTAGATGCGTATCTACCAAAAGCCTGCGATCCATTCAATATCATCTCTTTGTGTGAAAAAGGGCGGTGGGAACGCGCATTCTCTCGAGTGGAACATTTACTGGACATCCGCACTGATGATTTACGCGAATCTGAAGCTCAATTTAGGGAGCTGTTCGAAACGCTCCCGGATATATTGGTGATTTATGATCATCGCGGAATGATCACCCACGTGAATTCTCTCGGAGCACAACAATTAGGATATCGCCCCCCGGTCCTGATGGGGAAAGCGTTTTCAGTAATCAAACCTGAGTCAGCTGACGCGGAATCCAGTCCTACGGCGCCAAACCCTGCCCGTGGGGGCCGGAGATGGGAGGAAACGTTTCTTCGTCAAAAAAACGGCAGCAATCTTCCCGTTGAGATGATGGAACGAACAGTTCAATTTCAAGGCCAACGCCAAACTCTTTTCATTGCCCGCGATTTGACGGCAAGAAAGCACATGGAGGAAGAGAAATCTGCCCTTGAACATCAGTTGCGGCAGGTTCAAAAAATGGAAGCCATCGGTCGACTGGCCTCAGGGGTTGCCCACGACATGAATAATACATTAACGGCCATTATGGCCCATGCAAGTTTGTTGAAGATACAGGATAAAGCTGACACCCCCTTGTGGGCAGCGGGTGATGTCATCGAGAAAGCCGTTCGTCGTGGAAAGGAATTGACTTCCCAGCTCCTTGGGTATGCCAGGCAGGGCAAACATCATCATGTCACGGTGGATACCCATGAAGTGATTCAGGAAGTAATGAATCTGCTCGGGAGGACAATCCATAAAATGATCACATTTCGCGCGGATCTGTCGGCAATGAGGCCTCATGTGGTGGGGGATCCTAACCAACTCTATCAGATTCTCATGAATTTAAGTGTCAATGCCTGTGATGCCATGGGAGAACGTGGGGAATTGCTTATACAGACTTCGAATGAAACGGTCACACCCGAATATGCCTCACGTGTCCCGGGATTGTGCGCAGGTGATTATGTGGTGATTCGGGTTACGGATACCGGGACGGGAATGTCATTAGAGACGCAACGACATATTTTTGAGCCATTTTTTACCACCAAAGAGCAGGGGCAGGGAACGGGAATGGGATTGGCGATGGTGTATGGTATCGTCAAAAATCATTACGGCTATATCGGGGTGACGAGTTCCCCTGGGTGTGGAACGACCATGCGTGTCTATCTTCCGGATGCACCGTGTGCGACTCTCATGACCAGATCGACTCAGAAGACAGAGCCTTCTCACGGGACCGGTCATATTTTAGTGGTGGATGATGAGAAGGATGTGGGAGAAGCTGCTCAGGCCATACTGGAATTTCTCGGCTATCAGGTGACAGTAGTGTTGAATGGGAAGGACGCCGTCGCCATCTGCCAGGACCCGACAACTCCTGTAGATGTTGTGCTGTTGGATATGGTGATGCCGGTAATGTCCGGGGCGGCATGTTTTGAAGAATTGCGAAGGATTCGACCAGATCTCAGGGTCATTCTCTGCACGGGTTATGACCGGAACCATGCTGTACAAGATTTATTGAATCAAGGTGTGATCGGGTTTATTCAAAAACCGTATGATGTCGACGAATTGGCTCATGCCTGTCAGGTTGTTCTGACAAATGACAACCGGGTCGAACCCTGTGGTACGGGGAGAACGTGCCAAGCATAG
- the fliW gene encoding flagellar assembly protein FliW: protein MKIQTSRFGMLDVSDDTLLTFPFGLVGFPAFRRYVVLDPPEDADYRWFQSVDEPSLALVIMDVHLLQPDFRTNLSEEGLAELGMTPTDSISIMAVVTIPSDQPDQATANLRAPLVVNERTRQGKQLILHESIPLRYPLFQDSIQGQTYSGAAREAASV from the coding sequence ATGAAAATTCAGACTAGTCGCTTCGGTATGCTGGATGTGTCCGATGACACGCTTTTAACCTTTCCCTTTGGCCTCGTAGGGTTCCCAGCTTTCCGACGGTATGTGGTGCTCGACCCCCCAGAGGATGCCGATTATCGGTGGTTTCAGTCCGTGGATGAACCAAGCTTAGCTTTGGTGATTATGGACGTGCATCTTTTGCAGCCGGATTTTCGCACCAACCTATCCGAAGAAGGACTGGCGGAACTCGGCATGACTCCGACCGATTCCATTTCCATCATGGCCGTCGTCACGATTCCCTCTGATCAGCCCGATCAGGCCACGGCGAATCTTCGTGCCCCTCTTGTCGTGAATGAACGAACAAGACAGGGGAAACAACTGATTCTCCATGAATCAATCCCCTTGCGTTATCCATTATTTCAAGATTCTATTCAGGGCCAAACTTACTCCGGGGCGGCGAGAGAGGCCGCATCGGTGTAA
- the csrA gene encoding carbon storage regulator CsrA, giving the protein MLILTRKIDEAIRLGDDIRIVLVQIKGGQVRLGIECPSHVRVLREELYEAVRQENLNAVSSDPKHLAHLPRPKKPPVKPTE; this is encoded by the coding sequence ATGCTCATACTTACCAGAAAAATTGATGAAGCCATTCGTTTAGGGGATGACATTCGCATTGTCCTGGTCCAAATTAAAGGAGGGCAAGTGCGACTCGGAATTGAATGTCCGTCGCATGTCCGTGTACTTCGTGAAGAATTATATGAAGCCGTCCGTCAGGAAAATCTGAATGCTGTATCCTCGGATCCGAAGCATTTGGCTCACCTCCCCAGACCGAAAAAGCCGCCGGTTAAACCTACCGAATAA
- a CDS encoding thiamine pyrophosphate-dependent dehydrogenase E1 component subunit alpha: MENSQKFCELFFQALRIRLVEERIIELYPSDGIQSPVHLSIGQEAVAVGACRDLKKTDLVFCTYRSHAFYLAKGGSLAEMFAELYGKVTGCARGKAGSMHLAAPEVGLMGASAVVASTIPHAVGAALAAKRLGHDQVVVGVFGDGATEEGVYHESLNFAVLHRLPVIFLCENNGLAVHSSQKSRQGYDILDHARSYGLPVYHIAEGYDFVKVADTMSDIIRRVRLNREPVFVEIRTYRYKEHVGPGEDFMCGYRQPEEWLAWKRQDPLEHYGDLVETFRPAILNEIDEAVHFAMSSPFPSVEELLRDVV, from the coding sequence ATGGAAAATTCTCAAAAATTTTGTGAATTGTTCTTTCAGGCTCTTCGTATACGCCTGGTGGAAGAACGGATCATTGAATTATATCCTAGCGATGGTATTCAAAGTCCGGTGCATTTATCGATTGGACAGGAGGCTGTTGCTGTAGGGGCATGTCGGGATTTGAAAAAAACAGATCTGGTCTTTTGTACCTATCGTAGCCATGCTTTTTATCTGGCTAAAGGGGGAAGTTTGGCGGAAATGTTTGCCGAACTGTATGGCAAAGTTACCGGGTGTGCGCGAGGAAAGGCCGGTTCGATGCATTTAGCGGCACCCGAGGTAGGGTTGATGGGTGCCTCGGCTGTGGTGGCCAGTACAATTCCTCATGCCGTGGGAGCGGCTCTGGCGGCGAAACGGTTAGGCCATGATCAGGTGGTGGTTGGTGTGTTCGGAGACGGAGCCACGGAAGAAGGCGTCTATCACGAATCATTGAACTTCGCGGTTCTTCACCGCTTACCCGTGATATTTCTATGTGAGAATAACGGATTAGCCGTGCATTCATCACAAAAATCCAGACAGGGGTACGATATTCTTGACCATGCACGATCATATGGTCTTCCGGTGTACCACATTGCCGAGGGATATGATTTTGTGAAGGTGGCGGACACGATGTCGGACATTATTCGACGTGTTCGGTTAAACCGAGAACCGGTATTTGTGGAGATTCGGACTTATCGGTACAAAGAGCATGTCGGGCCTGGCGAAGACTTCATGTGTGGCTATCGCCAACCTGAAGAGTGGTTGGCTTGGAAACGACAGGACCCTCTCGAACACTATGGGGACCTAGTCGAAACGTTTCGCCCAGCTATCCTGAATGAAATAGACGAAGCGGTACATTTCGCCATGAGCAGTCCATTTCCCTCCGTGGAGGAATTACTTCGCGATGTTGTGTAA
- a CDS encoding alpha-ketoacid dehydrogenase subunit beta — MLCNAAVTSRVNGQAASALRAKEGTEIMSYRDALHWTMHDALQRHDAVLILGQGVDDHKGIFGSTTGLSQAFGPDRVMDTPLAEEGMTGVAIGAALNGLYPIQTHIRADFSLLAMNQIINLAAKYKYMFGGRFDVPMLIRMIVGRSWGQGAQHSQSLQSLFAHIPGLQIVMPSSSQSILDTYPAVIDRYRGPVISFEHRLMYDLQFYVASPSTRQETEPFGSRLVRPGEEVTIVATSIMVLEAMRAAEHLALVSDIQCEVIDLHCVSSPDWDLVMHSVEKTGRLVVADTSWREYGVCAEVCRVVAERNPGCLKAPVVTLGMQPAPCPTAKCLEDLFYPDLRQLVDALAVLVTGKKSHGLPLPDTQSMADVYKRFKGPF, encoded by the coding sequence ATGTTGTGTAATGCGGCGGTCACATCCCGTGTGAACGGTCAGGCCGCGTCGGCTCTTCGTGCCAAGGAAGGCACGGAGATCATGAGCTATCGGGACGCGCTGCATTGGACCATGCATGACGCCTTACAGCGGCATGATGCCGTTCTTATCCTGGGCCAGGGGGTGGATGATCACAAAGGGATTTTTGGTTCCACCACCGGATTGAGTCAAGCGTTTGGGCCGGATCGAGTGATGGATACGCCGCTTGCCGAAGAAGGCATGACAGGGGTAGCCATTGGGGCCGCGTTAAACGGGCTGTATCCGATTCAGACCCATATTCGTGCCGATTTTTCCCTGTTAGCCATGAATCAGATCATTAATTTAGCTGCCAAATACAAATATATGTTCGGTGGCCGGTTTGACGTGCCCATGTTGATTCGCATGATCGTGGGACGAAGTTGGGGGCAAGGTGCGCAACATTCACAAAGCCTCCAATCTCTTTTTGCACATATCCCCGGGTTGCAGATTGTGATGCCCTCGAGTTCGCAATCGATTCTCGACACCTATCCCGCGGTGATTGACCGCTACCGGGGTCCCGTCATCTCATTCGAGCACCGGTTGATGTACGATCTGCAATTTTATGTGGCGTCTCCATCCACGCGACAGGAGACCGAGCCCTTTGGGTCCCGGTTAGTGCGGCCAGGTGAGGAGGTCACCATTGTGGCCACCTCCATCATGGTGTTGGAAGCCATGAGAGCAGCAGAACACTTGGCCCTGGTGTCCGATATTCAATGCGAGGTCATTGATTTGCATTGCGTGTCCAGTCCTGACTGGGATTTGGTCATGCACAGTGTTGAAAAAACGGGACGGTTGGTCGTGGCGGATACGAGTTGGCGGGAATATGGCGTATGCGCGGAGGTGTGCCGTGTGGTCGCCGAACGCAATCCCGGATGTTTGAAGGCACCGGTGGTGACCTTGGGAATGCAGCCCGCTCCCTGTCCTACGGCCAAGTGTTTGGAAGATCTTTTTTATCCCGATTTGCGCCAATTAGTGGATGCGTTGGCTGTCCTCGTCACCGGGAAGAAGAGCCATGGGTTGCCCTTGCCCGATACCCAATCGATGGCAGATGTGTATAAACGGTTCAAAGGCCCTTTTTAA
- a CDS encoding GDP-mannose 4,6-dehydratase, translating into MKVLITGISGMVGSHLAEYILADHPDVDLHGLIRWRTPLDHLVAIKDRIALHYGDLRDLNSLIVVIKKIQPDWIFHLAAQSFVTTSFDAPVDTLSTNVLGTTNLLDALRITGVDAKVHVCSSSEVYGQVLADEVPITEANPFRPASPYAVSKVGEDMIAFQYFLSYGIRTVRTRMFTHTGPRRGDVFAESAYAKQIVEVEYGLRKNPIRVGNLDSIRTFADVRDAVRAYWVLMEKCPAGEVYNIGGNRTMTLRDMLEILKGMATCRIEHVVDPALLRPSDVTLQIPDTSKFKAATGWEPRIPFEETLQGILDFYRRRYHKRSKAA; encoded by the coding sequence ATGAAAGTGCTCATTACGGGAATTTCAGGAATGGTGGGCAGTCACTTAGCGGAGTATATCCTTGCGGATCACCCGGACGTGGACCTTCATGGACTCATTCGATGGCGAACACCTCTTGATCATCTTGTGGCCATCAAAGATCGCATTGCCCTGCATTATGGTGATCTTCGGGACTTGAATTCCCTCATTGTGGTGATCAAAAAAATCCAACCCGATTGGATCTTTCATTTGGCGGCACAATCCTTTGTCACGACAAGTTTTGACGCGCCGGTCGACACGCTGTCCACCAATGTGCTGGGGACGACCAATTTGCTCGACGCGCTCCGCATTACCGGAGTCGATGCCAAGGTGCATGTCTGCAGTTCATCTGAAGTCTACGGACAGGTGTTGGCAGATGAAGTCCCGATCACTGAGGCGAATCCCTTTAGGCCGGCCAGCCCGTATGCGGTGTCAAAAGTCGGGGAAGACATGATTGCCTTTCAATATTTTTTGTCCTATGGCATTCGAACCGTCCGTACCAGGATGTTTACCCATACCGGCCCACGGCGAGGGGATGTCTTTGCAGAAAGTGCCTATGCCAAGCAAATCGTCGAGGTGGAATATGGGCTCCGGAAAAATCCGATCCGCGTCGGAAATTTGGACAGTATTCGGACTTTTGCAGATGTCCGCGATGCCGTCAGAGCTTACTGGGTGTTGATGGAAAAGTGTCCGGCCGGGGAAGTTTATAATATCGGAGGAAACCGTACGATGACACTGCGGGACATGCTCGAGATTCTCAAAGGCATGGCCACCTGTCGCATTGAGCATGTGGTGGATCCTGCATTGTTGCGACCGTCGGATGTCACCCTGCAGATTCCCGATACGTCGAAGTTCAAAGCGGCGACCGGGTGGGAACCACGCATCCCCTTTGAAGAAACCTTACAAGGTATTCTGGATTTTTATCGAAGGCGTTACCACAAGAGGAGCAAAGCTGCGTGA
- a CDS encoding GHMP family kinase ATP-binding protein has product MIISRTPYRLSFFGGGTDYPQWYLREEGAVLSTTIDKYCYVSCRYLPPFFNIKHRIVWSHIETVSTIGEILHPAVREGLRFLGFDDSQGVEIQHQGDLPARSGIGSSSSFSVGLVKALTGLKGEMLGKMDLARQAFTLEQDILKETVGSQDQVAAAFGGFNVIRFLRDGQIQVEPLTLSLGRLAELEQNLVLLYTGTSRLGSDIAKSVTENFSLRSAELKTMRVMVDRGLGILSGTSSLEEFGKLLHESWMLKRALSHEVSNSTIDEIYQKALGNGAIGGKLSGAGGSGFMLFYVPISKQAHFLSAMHPYICVPFSFSQSGSSIIYYDGPDRRVSGGYSSEGEGAHKEMERRRLPSLKTPKKAKDKILVGHRS; this is encoded by the coding sequence GTGATTATCTCTCGGACTCCCTATCGGTTGTCGTTTTTCGGAGGAGGCACGGACTATCCTCAATGGTATCTTCGGGAAGAGGGCGCTGTTCTTTCCACCACAATTGACAAGTACTGCTATGTGAGTTGTCGATACCTTCCTCCATTTTTCAATATTAAACACCGGATTGTCTGGTCGCATATTGAAACGGTATCGACTATTGGAGAGATTCTCCATCCTGCCGTTCGAGAAGGCCTGCGATTTTTAGGTTTTGATGATTCTCAGGGGGTGGAAATTCAGCATCAGGGTGATCTGCCGGCCCGTTCAGGCATTGGATCCAGCTCTTCATTTTCGGTTGGTCTGGTGAAAGCGCTCACCGGGTTGAAAGGGGAGATGTTGGGGAAAATGGATCTGGCTCGCCAGGCGTTCACGTTAGAGCAAGATATCTTAAAAGAAACAGTTGGCTCCCAGGATCAAGTCGCCGCCGCCTTCGGCGGATTTAATGTTATTCGTTTTCTACGAGACGGCCAGATTCAAGTCGAACCGCTCACCTTATCATTGGGGCGATTGGCTGAACTGGAGCAAAATCTCGTACTACTGTATACCGGCACCAGTCGCTTAGGTTCAGACATTGCAAAAAGTGTCACCGAAAACTTTTCCCTCAGGTCTGCCGAACTGAAAACCATGCGTGTAATGGTGGACAGAGGGTTGGGTATTTTGAGTGGAACGAGTTCGTTGGAGGAGTTCGGGAAATTGCTTCATGAAAGCTGGATGCTGAAGCGGGCACTTTCCCATGAGGTTTCCAATTCCACAATTGATGAAATTTATCAAAAAGCCCTGGGCAATGGGGCGATTGGTGGAAAGCTTTCCGGGGCAGGAGGCAGTGGATTCATGTTGTTTTATGTTCCGATTTCCAAGCAGGCACATTTTCTTTCAGCGATGCATCCCTATATTTGTGTGCCGTTTTCTTTCTCACAATCAGGAAGCAGCATAATTTACTACGATGGGCCTGATAGAAGGGTATCCGGCGGATATTCTTCCGAGGGAGAAGGGGCCCATAAGGAAATGGAAAGAAGGCGGCTTCCCTCTCTCAAGACCCCTAAAAAAGCAAAAGATAAAATTCTTGTTGGACATCGATCCTGA